From a region of the Nonlabens sp. Hel1_33_55 genome:
- the dnaK gene encoding molecular chaperone DnaK has protein sequence MSKIIGIDLGTTNSCVSVMEGSEPVVIPNAEGKRTTPSVIAFVEGGEIKVGDPAKRQAVTNPTKTVASIKRFMGNKFSEVSNEADRVPYSVVKGDNNTPRVDIDGRLYTPQELSAMILQKMKKTAEDYLGQEVTGAVITVPAYFNDSQRQATKEAGEIAGLKVERIINEPTAAALAYGMDKKDTDQKIVVFDFGGGTHDVSILELGDGVFEVLATDGDTHLGGDDVDEKIIDWLADEFQSAEDIDLRKDPMALQRLKEAAEKAKIELSSSAQTEINLPYVTATASGPKHLVKTLTKSKFDQLISDLVKRTIEPCEKALKAAGLSKSDIDEIILVGGSTRIPAVQEAVEAFFGKKPSKGVNPDEVVAVGAAIQGGVLTGDVKDVLLLDVTPLSLGIETMGNVMTKLIESNTTIPTKKSQVFSTAADNQPSVEIHVLQGERAMAPDNKTIGRFHLSDIPPARRGTPQIEVTFDIDANGIIKVSAEDKATGKKQDIRIEASSGLSEEEIERMKQDAAANADADKKAKETADKLNSADQMIFQTEQQLEEFGDKLPEDKKAPITEALTELKAAYETKEIEKIDPALEKLNTVWTAASEEMYKAQADAQGGQPGPDAGAGASNDADTSDVEDVDFEEVK, from the coding sequence ATGAGTAAGATAATTGGAATTGACTTAGGTACAACAAACAGCTGTGTGTCCGTAATGGAAGGTAGCGAGCCGGTTGTAATACCTAATGCAGAAGGGAAACGCACTACTCCATCTGTCATCGCCTTTGTGGAAGGTGGCGAGATCAAGGTAGGTGACCCTGCAAAAAGACAAGCGGTGACGAACCCGACAAAAACCGTGGCGTCTATCAAGAGATTTATGGGTAATAAATTCAGCGAAGTATCTAACGAGGCTGATCGTGTTCCTTATAGTGTAGTAAAAGGTGACAACAACACACCACGTGTAGATATCGATGGTCGTTTGTACACACCACAGGAATTAAGTGCCATGATTCTTCAGAAAATGAAGAAAACAGCTGAAGATTACTTAGGACAAGAAGTAACTGGAGCGGTAATTACGGTACCTGCCTACTTTAACGATTCACAACGTCAAGCGACTAAGGAAGCTGGTGAGATCGCAGGTTTGAAGGTAGAACGTATCATCAATGAGCCTACGGCAGCAGCGCTGGCTTATGGTATGGATAAAAAAGATACTGACCAGAAGATCGTAGTATTTGACTTTGGTGGTGGAACGCATGACGTTTCTATCCTTGAGTTGGGTGACGGTGTATTTGAGGTTTTGGCTACTGACGGTGATACACACTTAGGTGGTGATGACGTGGATGAAAAGATCATCGACTGGTTGGCTGATGAGTTTCAGTCTGCTGAAGATATCGACCTTCGTAAAGACCCAATGGCTTTGCAACGTTTGAAGGAAGCAGCTGAAAAAGCAAAAATTGAGCTTTCATCCAGTGCACAAACCGAGATCAACTTACCTTATGTAACGGCAACCGCTAGCGGACCTAAGCACTTGGTAAAAACATTGACCAAATCTAAATTTGATCAATTGATTTCTGACCTAGTAAAAAGAACGATCGAGCCATGTGAGAAAGCATTGAAAGCTGCTGGATTGTCTAAGAGCGATATTGATGAGATCATCCTTGTTGGTGGATCTACTCGTATCCCAGCGGTACAAGAAGCAGTAGAAGCATTCTTCGGTAAGAAGCCTTCTAAAGGTGTAAATCCTGATGAAGTTGTTGCAGTAGGTGCAGCGATTCAGGGTGGTGTATTGACTGGAGATGTGAAAGATGTATTGTTACTGGATGTGACTCCGCTTTCTTTAGGTATCGAGACTATGGGTAACGTGATGACAAAATTGATTGAGTCTAACACAACGATCCCAACTAAAAAGTCACAGGTATTCTCTACCGCAGCTGATAACCAGCCTAGTGTTGAGATTCACGTACTTCAAGGAGAACGCGCCATGGCACCAGATAACAAGACGATTGGTAGATTCCACTTGTCTGATATCCCACCAGCACGTCGTGGAACGCCACAGATCGAGGTAACTTTTGATATAGATGCTAACGGTATCATCAAAGTAAGTGCTGAAGATAAAGCGACTGGTAAGAAGCAAGACATTCGTATCGAGGCATCTTCTGGACTAAGCGAGGAAGAAATCGAAAGAATGAAGCAAGATGCAGCTGCTAATGCAGATGCAGATAAGAAAGCTAAAGAAACGGCTGATAAACTGAACAGTGCAGATCAAATGATCTTCCAGACAGAGCAGCAGTTAGAAGAATTTGGCGATAAGCTTCCGGAAGATAAAAAAGCTCCTATTACAGAAGCGCTGACAGAATTGAAAGCAGCTTATGAAACTAAGGAGATTGAGAAAATCGATCCAGCACTAGAAAAACTGAACACCGTATGGACAGCTGCTAGTGAAGAGATGTACAAAGCACAAGCAGATGCTCAAGGTGGACAACCTGGACCAGATGCAGGCGCTGGAGCTTCTAACGACGCTGATACTAGTGATGTAGAAGATGTAGATTTTGAAGAAGTAAAGTAA
- a CDS encoding UPF0489 family protein has translation MPHIIPFEGRQNSGTYKLNLLFQDDKTYLMDNHLAASWCWLREIDVNTQYNLFHIDRHYDLLKSQLDWWIEELERQNVDLQNIGIQELTALRYNPAEMRMNDEGYQILRWDNYLTIFNRIYPNVLNLTYFATHKDGDTLENLEMYEPEIWDLHENMAYWINENDNHQWIVNLDIDYFFIKYEDEYLQFLTDDYVLKIAEEIKKSMEKIDVLTIALSPEFCGGWENSMRVAKLITDHLEVEWVE, from the coding sequence ATGCCACACATCATACCTTTTGAAGGAAGGCAAAATTCTGGAACTTATAAACTGAACTTATTATTCCAAGATGATAAGACATATCTAATGGATAATCATTTAGCTGCAAGTTGGTGTTGGTTGAGAGAAATAGACGTAAATACACAATACAACTTATTCCATATTGATAGACATTATGACTTATTAAAAAGTCAATTAGATTGGTGGATTGAAGAGCTTGAAAGGCAAAATGTTGACTTGCAAAATATTGGAATTCAAGAATTGACTGCATTAAGATATAACCCTGCCGAAATGCGAATGAATGACGAAGGTTATCAAATTCTTCGTTGGGATAATTATTTGACAATTTTCAATAGAATTTATCCAAACGTTTTGAACTTAACGTATTTCGCAACGCATAAAGACGGAGACACTTTAGAAAATTTGGAGATGTATGAACCTGAAATATGGGACTTACACGAAAATATGGCATATTGGATTAATGAGAATGATAATCACCAATGGATAGTTAATCTTGATATTGATTATTTCTTCATAAAATATGAGGACGAATATTTACAATTTCTTACGGATGATTATGTACTTAAAATTGCGGAGGAAATTAAAAAGTCAATGGAAAAAATTGATGTTTTAACTATAGCATTGAGTCCTGAATTTTGTGGTGGTTGGGAAAATTCAATGCGAGTAGCGAAATTAATAACTGACCATTTAGAAGTAGAATGGGTAGAATAG
- a CDS encoding ankyrin repeat domain-containing protein, which translates to MKLVQKNVKYFITTIFLLLINYTNGQEIFNSIKSGNEVDLETLLKNGEETEQFNENGLTPLWMAVFNNDTTSVKILIENGANVNGLTEKGLTPIIVGSMANAKESVRILLDNGADVNWKSPAVGNQEAIRFASKNGTVEFIKMLLDAGADMESTANDGGTPLLAAVYSNNYNLAKFYFDMGAKVNILARDGECIILEAIKTKNPKMVELALQYNCPLDFKDGKGLSTKQIADATGNKKIKNLIKNALK; encoded by the coding sequence ATGAAACTAGTACAAAAAAACGTGAAATATTTTATTACAACCATTTTTCTTTTGTTAATCAACTACACGAATGGACAAGAGATTTTTAATAGTATTAAGTCTGGTAACGAAGTTGACTTGGAAACTCTGTTGAAAAATGGAGAAGAAACTGAACAGTTTAATGAAAATGGATTAACACCTTTATGGATGGCAGTATTTAATAATGATACTACATCTGTCAAAATCTTAATTGAAAATGGAGCCAATGTAAACGGACTGACTGAAAAAGGTCTGACTCCCATAATTGTAGGGTCTATGGCAAATGCAAAGGAGAGTGTCAGAATATTATTAGACAACGGTGCGGATGTCAATTGGAAATCTCCAGCAGTAGGTAATCAAGAAGCAATTCGATTTGCTTCCAAAAATGGAACTGTCGAGTTTATAAAAATGCTACTTGACGCGGGTGCAGATATGGAATCTACCGCAAATGATGGAGGAACACCATTACTTGCAGCGGTTTACAGCAACAATTACAACCTTGCTAAATTCTATTTCGATATGGGTGCAAAAGTTAATATTCTAGCTAGAGATGGAGAATGTATAATTCTTGAAGCGATTAAAACAAAAAACCCTAAAATGGTAGAACTCGCGCTTCAATACAATTGCCCGTTAGACTTCAAAGATGGTAAGGGATTAAGTACAAAACAAATTGCAGATGCTACAGGGAATAAAAAAATCAAGAATCTCATCAAGAATGCGCTGAAATAA
- a CDS encoding TolB family protein, with the protein MNKFNFALLLIILGFSSCKNDPTPYKVQYSNEPITTPVRFVPGVISTEDNSEFELTFSPDGRNTYFSRRKPEGKQKIYQSDFVDGKWTTPKLAPFSTDRDETPMITPDGKYLFFGSERAIPDQPNQGNFDMNIWMMEKTETGWSDPSPVPGPINSVQKEGEEWPSSNNNFLFTNDSETFQFTTMMRGDTAIRLYETKFDGNSFSTPQVVEGIWDDEKYWVYSAVISPDGNYLIFNSYGAPDGAGGEDIFVSKRFNNGWSKAQSIGPLVNTVNEESSPRFSRDGKYFFFSRAENLGNYEFGEWSIYYVETEYLKLNAL; encoded by the coding sequence GTGAACAAATTTAACTTCGCTCTTCTTTTAATAATACTAGGTTTCTCATCTTGCAAAAATGATCCTACTCCCTATAAGGTTCAGTATTCCAATGAGCCCATCACAACACCGGTTCGCTTTGTACCTGGAGTTATTTCTACAGAAGACAATAGCGAATTTGAACTCACATTTTCTCCAGATGGTCGTAATACTTATTTCTCTAGAAGAAAACCAGAGGGAAAGCAAAAGATCTATCAAAGTGATTTTGTAGATGGAAAATGGACCACGCCAAAATTGGCTCCTTTCTCCACAGACCGTGATGAAACTCCAATGATTACGCCAGATGGCAAGTATTTGTTTTTTGGATCAGAGCGTGCGATACCGGATCAACCCAATCAAGGAAATTTTGATATGAACATCTGGATGATGGAGAAAACAGAAACTGGTTGGAGTGATCCATCACCGGTTCCAGGACCCATTAATTCGGTTCAAAAAGAAGGCGAAGAATGGCCATCGTCCAATAATAACTTCTTATTTACCAACGATAGCGAAACCTTCCAATTTACTACTATGATGCGTGGTGATACCGCTATCAGACTTTACGAAACCAAATTTGACGGTAACTCCTTCTCTACTCCACAGGTGGTTGAAGGTATTTGGGATGATGAAAAGTATTGGGTGTATTCGGCTGTTATTTCACCAGATGGAAATTATTTAATTTTTAATTCTTACGGAGCGCCTGACGGCGCTGGTGGTGAGGACATTTTTGTTTCCAAAAGATTTAATAATGGCTGGAGCAAAGCCCAATCTATAGGTCCATTGGTGAATACCGTTAATGAAGAAAGTAGTCCTCGATTTTCAAGAGATGGCAAATACTTCTTCTTCAGCCGAGCGGAAAATCTGGGGAATTATGAATTTGGTGAGTGGAGCATTTACTATGTAGAAACAGAATACTTGAAATTGAACGCATTGTAA
- a CDS encoding sialidase family protein → MRFFKRHRLCIFFLLAATVAQAQEKLPFEVDPLFDFEQPKTLGLPFAKGLETITIFSPKASDNKYNHGVVLFPFQGMLYAQWQSSSIDEDGADTQVFYSKSSNGTHWEPPLELTKKRANGIKTSGGWWSDGETLVAYICVWPENKSGSKEGYTEYMTSTDGIHWDLPKRVTNADGDPVLGIIEQDVHQLPNGRIITAFHMQPGLTATPYYTDDPLGISGWTSGVMENMPTNNQNMSRELEPSWFYRSDGAIVMIFRDQDSSFKKLAAVSHDNAVTWTTPVVVNTPDSRAKQSAGNLPNGTAFMVNNPSGNKDRFPLVLTLSKDGFLFDKAWVLRSGDDDLQPMRFDGKYKRPGYSYPKSVVWGDHLYVSYATNKEDVELTRIHIDNLKK, encoded by the coding sequence ATGAGATTTTTTAAAAGACACCGTCTTTGCATATTTTTCTTACTTGCGGCTACAGTAGCACAAGCGCAGGAAAAATTACCTTTTGAAGTAGATCCTTTATTTGATTTTGAACAACCTAAAACATTAGGCTTACCTTTTGCCAAAGGGCTGGAAACCATCACTATATTTTCACCAAAAGCTAGTGATAACAAATACAATCACGGTGTGGTATTGTTTCCGTTTCAAGGAATGCTCTATGCTCAATGGCAAAGTTCATCTATTGATGAAGATGGCGCCGACACGCAAGTATTTTATAGTAAAAGTTCCAACGGTACTCATTGGGAACCACCGTTAGAATTAACCAAAAAACGGGCAAATGGTATTAAGACTAGTGGCGGCTGGTGGAGTGATGGAGAAACGCTCGTGGCTTACATATGTGTATGGCCAGAGAATAAAAGTGGCTCTAAAGAAGGTTATACGGAGTACATGACGTCTACTGATGGCATTCATTGGGATTTACCAAAACGAGTTACAAATGCTGATGGAGATCCTGTACTTGGAATTATAGAGCAAGATGTTCATCAATTACCTAACGGAAGAATTATAACTGCGTTCCACATGCAGCCTGGATTGACTGCGACGCCTTATTATACAGATGATCCATTGGGAATATCTGGCTGGACCTCTGGAGTCATGGAAAACATGCCTACGAATAACCAAAACATGAGCAGAGAATTAGAACCAAGTTGGTTCTATCGATCAGATGGTGCGATAGTCATGATCTTCCGGGATCAAGATAGTTCGTTTAAAAAGCTTGCAGCTGTTAGCCATGACAATGCTGTCACTTGGACTACACCAGTAGTTGTAAATACACCTGATTCCAGAGCCAAACAAAGCGCTGGTAATTTACCCAATGGAACCGCTTTTATGGTGAATAATCCATCGGGCAATAAAGACCGGTTTCCGTTAGTTTTGACACTGAGCAAGGATGGTTTTTTATTTGATAAGGCTTGGGTATTGAGAAGTGGTGATGATGATCTGCAACCCATGAGGTTTGATGGGAAGTATAAAAGACCAGGGTATAGTTATCCAAAAAGCGTAGTTTGGGGTGATCATCTATATGTCTCATATGCCACTAACAAGGAAGACGTGGAACTGACTAGAATACATATTGATAATTTAAAGAAATAG
- a CDS encoding VOC family protein, which produces MPNFSFNHIALAVKDVQKSISFYQSVFRLEEIENTASNSKTRWLSLGEGKQLHLIPRSEEVIKTTKAVHFALSTSSMDSFVAHLGKLDIGYSDWPGSENKDYVRNDGIKQVYFQDPDGYWIEVNDDITIRTQLSS; this is translated from the coding sequence ATGCCCAACTTCTCATTCAACCATATCGCACTTGCGGTGAAAGATGTCCAAAAATCCATTTCATTCTATCAAAGTGTATTTCGGTTGGAAGAAATTGAAAACACAGCATCAAATTCAAAAACTCGATGGCTGTCTCTAGGCGAAGGAAAACAATTGCACCTCATTCCGCGGTCAGAAGAAGTAATCAAGACAACAAAGGCTGTCCATTTTGCTTTGTCCACTTCATCGATGGATAGTTTTGTAGCTCATTTGGGTAAATTAGATATCGGCTATTCGGACTGGCCAGGTTCTGAAAATAAAGACTACGTCAGAAATGACGGAATCAAACAAGTATACTTTCAAGATCCAGATGGATATTGGATTGAGGTAAATGATGATATTACGATACGTACCCAGCTATCTAGCTAA
- a CDS encoding bestrophin family protein: MYTRKVFKVKDMAKWTRFETLLFLAIIIIFVAVYYFFELDWLQIPWTPLALIGTAVAFVIGFQNNSAYGRIWEARKIWGGITNTSRTFGMFVQDMVSNELVLNQYSKEELNEEIKILTYRHIAWMTALRHAMRVSKPWETAILERSNKEWSDLNSPPEWKSTVEKDMKPYLSAEDLAYTMSKNNKQTALLYLQSHHLKKLKEKGIVWEFSFLELENVLKELFTLQGQSERIKNFPYPRHFASLNHYFMWLFVLLLPLAIVPQFAEIGSEISLIHPTIGSLFIWLSIPFYVIVAWIFHTMEKIGRTGENPFEGSANDVPISTMARGIEIDLRQNLGESLEDIPKQFPMIYDTEM; this comes from the coding sequence ATGTACACTAGAAAGGTTTTCAAAGTAAAAGACATGGCCAAGTGGACTAGGTTTGAAACCTTATTGTTCTTGGCGATCATCATCATATTTGTAGCGGTATATTATTTCTTCGAATTGGATTGGTTACAAATACCATGGACACCGTTAGCGCTTATTGGTACTGCAGTGGCTTTTGTGATTGGATTTCAAAATAATTCTGCTTACGGTCGAATTTGGGAAGCTCGAAAAATTTGGGGCGGCATCACAAATACTTCTAGGACCTTCGGAATGTTTGTTCAGGATATGGTGAGTAATGAACTTGTACTCAACCAATATTCTAAAGAAGAATTAAATGAAGAAATAAAGATACTCACCTATCGGCATATTGCGTGGATGACCGCTTTGCGTCATGCAATGCGGGTTTCAAAACCTTGGGAAACTGCTATTTTGGAAAGGTCCAATAAAGAATGGAGTGATCTAAACAGTCCGCCAGAATGGAAATCTACCGTGGAAAAGGACATGAAACCTTATTTATCTGCAGAGGATCTAGCTTATACCATGAGCAAGAACAACAAGCAAACTGCACTACTCTATTTACAATCCCATCATCTCAAAAAATTAAAAGAGAAAGGAATCGTTTGGGAGTTTTCATTTCTAGAATTAGAAAATGTTCTAAAGGAGCTATTCACGTTGCAAGGTCAATCAGAGCGTATAAAAAACTTTCCTTATCCACGTCATTTTGCAAGTTTAAATCATTATTTCATGTGGTTATTCGTGTTGTTATTACCACTAGCAATTGTTCCTCAATTTGCCGAAATAGGTTCTGAAATAAGCCTTATTCATCCTACTATTGGTTCTCTTTTTATTTGGCTTTCTATTCCATTTTATGTGATCGTAGCTTGGATCTTTCATACCATGGAAAAAATAGGTCGAACTGGAGAGAATCCTTTTGAGGGATCGGCTAACGATGTGCCTATTTCAACCATGGCTCGCGGTATTGAGATTGATCTTAGACAAAATTTGGGAGAATCACTCGAAGACATCCCTAAGCAGTTCCCAATGATATACGATACAGAAATGTAA
- a CDS encoding NAD(P)-dependent alcohol dehydrogenase produces MKDIKAAVVEQKKGKFNMKSLKLKDLQPNEVLVEIKGAGICHTDLTARDQSYDVPLPMILGHEGSGVVKEVGSQVKKVKSGDHVVLTYGSCGVCRTCLEGTPQYCEKFFGLNFGGERLDSDEEAIDQSKEEVHSRFFQQSSFATYSIATERNVVKVNKKAPIEMLGPLGCGIQTGSGAVINSLKPTAGSTIAIFGAGSVGLSAVMAAKICGCQTIIAVDINADRLKLAKELGATHTVNSDKEDNVVEKIKELTDQGVDYAAETSGVPAVLAQAVKALRWKGKVAVVGAPPMGVTADIDVNEILVWGKQIIGVVEGDSIPDVFIPRLIEYYQNGQFPFDKLVTKFKFDDINEAIEQMEAGKAIKPILTF; encoded by the coding sequence ATGAAAGATATTAAAGCCGCTGTCGTAGAGCAGAAAAAAGGGAAATTCAATATGAAATCCCTCAAATTAAAAGACTTACAACCTAACGAAGTTCTGGTAGAGATTAAAGGTGCCGGGATTTGCCATACCGACCTCACCGCAAGAGATCAATCTTATGATGTGCCATTACCTATGATTTTAGGGCATGAAGGTTCTGGAGTAGTAAAAGAAGTAGGTAGCCAAGTTAAAAAAGTAAAATCAGGAGATCATGTGGTACTCACCTACGGATCATGTGGTGTTTGCCGCACATGTCTTGAAGGCACACCTCAATACTGTGAGAAATTCTTCGGTCTCAACTTTGGTGGTGAGAGATTGGATTCTGATGAAGAAGCCATCGATCAATCCAAAGAAGAAGTCCACAGCCGCTTTTTTCAGCAATCATCGTTTGCAACCTATTCAATCGCCACAGAGCGCAATGTTGTAAAAGTAAATAAGAAAGCACCCATCGAAATGTTGGGTCCACTAGGATGTGGGATCCAGACAGGATCTGGAGCTGTCATCAATTCGTTGAAACCAACGGCTGGAAGTACGATCGCCATTTTTGGAGCTGGATCTGTTGGTTTGTCAGCTGTCATGGCTGCCAAAATTTGTGGATGTCAGACCATCATCGCTGTTGATATCAATGCAGACCGCTTAAAACTCGCCAAGGAATTAGGAGCAACACACACCGTAAATAGCGATAAGGAAGATAATGTCGTAGAAAAAATAAAAGAGCTAACAGATCAAGGTGTTGATTATGCTGCCGAAACTTCAGGAGTTCCTGCAGTGCTAGCTCAAGCTGTGAAAGCCTTGCGCTGGAAAGGTAAAGTGGCCGTTGTAGGTGCACCGCCTATGGGCGTTACGGCAGACATTGATGTGAACGAAATCTTGGTTTGGGGTAAACAAATCATTGGTGTGGTAGAAGGTGACAGTATTCCAGACGTTTTCATACCTCGATTAATTGAATATTATCAAAATGGCCAATTTCCTTTTGACAAATTGGTAACCAAATTCAAATTTGATGATATCAATGAAGCCATTGAACAAATGGAAGCCGGCAAAGCCATCAAACCAATTCTAACCTTTTAA
- a CDS encoding aldehyde dehydrogenase family protein → MDFSKNLNKQYINGSWVDGRDDDVIINKNPYNQEKLQEIKAASKADVDKAYKAAKEASTSWANALPQERSQVVMKFSEALEKNKEKIMEWLIKEAGSTKVKAQIEIQICQAIIKEAASFPTRSHGFIMHSSIPGKENRVYRRPIGVMGIISPWNFPLNLSIRSVVTAIALGNTLVLKPASQTPVTGAILIAKLFEEAGLPKGVCNVVVGKGSEIGDYFVAHETPQLISFTGSTPVGRNIGKIAGEALKKVALELGGNNVFIVMKDADVDNAVDAALFGKFMHQGQICMSINRIVLQEDIADEFVEKFVEKAKKLKAGDPSDKKTTIGPLIDTDQVERIQEDVKKSVEAGAKLVLDGKVESTLMHPTILDHVTDDMPIAANEIFGPVAAIIRFKTEEDALKIANSKDFGLSGALHTKNIEKAVAFARKVETGMIHINDQTVNDEPNVPFGGEKGSGVGRFNGEFILEEFTRLQWVSIQHEDRDYAPFA, encoded by the coding sequence ATGGATTTTAGTAAAAACTTAAATAAACAATATATCAATGGATCATGGGTCGATGGACGTGATGATGATGTCATCATCAATAAAAACCCATATAATCAAGAGAAGCTACAAGAAATAAAAGCAGCTTCAAAAGCAGATGTTGACAAAGCTTATAAAGCAGCAAAAGAAGCTTCCACTTCTTGGGCCAACGCTCTACCTCAAGAACGGTCGCAGGTCGTTATGAAATTTAGCGAGGCGCTGGAGAAGAATAAGGAAAAAATCATGGAATGGCTGATTAAGGAAGCCGGTAGTACCAAGGTAAAAGCTCAAATTGAGATTCAGATTTGTCAGGCAATTATCAAAGAAGCGGCCTCATTTCCTACTCGATCTCATGGATTCATCATGCATTCTTCCATCCCAGGAAAGGAAAACCGCGTTTACCGCAGACCAATTGGGGTTATGGGAATCATCAGCCCTTGGAATTTCCCGCTCAATCTTTCTATTCGATCCGTAGTAACTGCTATCGCATTGGGAAATACGCTGGTACTTAAACCGGCTTCACAAACGCCGGTCACTGGCGCTATTTTAATTGCCAAACTCTTTGAAGAAGCAGGATTACCTAAAGGTGTTTGTAATGTAGTTGTAGGTAAAGGTTCTGAAATAGGCGATTATTTTGTGGCTCATGAAACACCACAGCTTATTTCGTTTACAGGATCAACGCCGGTAGGCCGTAACATAGGGAAAATTGCTGGTGAGGCTCTTAAAAAGGTAGCATTAGAATTAGGTGGTAACAACGTCTTTATCGTGATGAAAGATGCCGATGTAGATAATGCCGTTGACGCAGCTCTTTTTGGCAAGTTTATGCACCAAGGTCAAATTTGTATGTCCATCAATCGCATTGTTTTGCAAGAAGACATTGCTGACGAATTCGTTGAGAAGTTTGTCGAAAAAGCCAAAAAACTCAAAGCTGGTGACCCATCTGATAAGAAAACCACTATTGGCCCTTTGATCGATACAGATCAGGTAGAGCGCATACAGGAAGATGTTAAGAAAAGCGTCGAAGCTGGTGCAAAATTAGTGTTGGATGGTAAGGTTGAGAGCACACTCATGCATCCTACCATTTTAGATCATGTAACTGACGATATGCCTATCGCTGCTAATGAAATTTTCGGTCCAGTGGCAGCTATCATTCGTTTTAAGACGGAAGAAGATGCTTTGAAAATTGCCAATAGCAAAGACTTTGGACTAAGCGGTGCGCTTCATACTAAAAACATCGAGAAAGCGGTTGCCTTTGCTAGAAAAGTAGAGACAGGTATGATTCACATAAATGATCAGACCGTCAACGATGAACCTAACGTACCATTTGGTGGTGAAAAAGGTTCTGGCGTGGGCCGTTTCAACGG